A single Antricoccus suffuscus DNA region contains:
- a CDS encoding DNA-directed RNA polymerase subunit alpha, translating to MLISQRPTVSEEPIDELRSKFIIEPLEPGFGYTLGNSLRRTLLSSIPGAAITSIKIDGVLHEFTTVPGVKEDVTELILNLKELVVSSEEDEPSTLVLRKQGPGDVTAADITAPAGVTVHNPDLKIATINKKGSLEIELTVERGRGYVPAPQNKQQGQEIGRIPVDSIYSPVMKVSYNVEATRVEQRTDFDRLVVDVETKPSMAPRDAIASAGRTLVELFGLFHELNVEAEGIEVGPSPSEAADLASFTMPIEDMDLTVRSFNCLKREGIHTVGELVSRTEADLLDIRNFGQKSIDEVKLKLHGMGLGLKDSPAFDPSQITGIYDDDYSDSTFSDSVDSQPSAAAAPEEDFAETEEL from the coding sequence GTGCTGATTTCACAGCGTCCGACAGTTTCGGAAGAACCGATCGACGAACTTCGGTCGAAGTTCATCATCGAGCCGCTCGAGCCTGGCTTCGGCTACACGCTCGGCAACTCGCTGCGCCGTACGCTTCTCTCGTCGATCCCTGGTGCGGCAATCACCAGCATCAAGATCGATGGCGTACTCCACGAGTTCACGACCGTGCCCGGTGTCAAAGAAGACGTCACCGAGCTGATCTTGAACCTCAAGGAACTGGTTGTCTCGTCCGAAGAGGACGAGCCGTCGACCCTCGTGCTGCGCAAGCAGGGCCCGGGCGACGTGACCGCCGCCGACATCACCGCTCCGGCGGGTGTCACCGTCCACAACCCCGACTTGAAGATCGCGACGATCAACAAGAAGGGCAGCCTGGAGATCGAGCTGACCGTCGAGCGCGGCCGCGGCTATGTGCCGGCTCCGCAGAACAAGCAGCAGGGACAGGAAATTGGCCGCATCCCGGTCGACTCCATCTACTCCCCGGTTATGAAGGTCAGCTACAACGTCGAGGCGACTCGCGTTGAGCAGCGCACCGACTTCGACCGCCTTGTGGTCGACGTCGAGACCAAGCCGTCGATGGCACCGCGGGACGCGATCGCCTCTGCCGGCCGCACACTGGTCGAGTTGTTCGGTCTGTTCCATGAGCTCAACGTCGAGGCCGAAGGCATCGAGGTCGGCCCGTCGCCGTCCGAGGCCGCCGACCTGGCGTCGTTTACGATGCCGATCGAAGACATGGACCTCACCGTCCGGTCGTTCAACTGCCTGAAGCGCGAAGGCATTCACACCGTCGGCGAACTGGTCTCGCGCACCGAGGCCGATCTGCTCGACATCCGCAACTTCGGTCAGAAGTCGATCGACGAAGTCAAGCTCAAGCTGCACGGCATGGGCCTGGGTCTCAAGGACAGCCCGGCGTTCGATCCTTCACAGATCACCGGGATCTACGACGATGACTACTCCGACTCGACGTTCTCGGACTCGGTCGACTCACAGCCTTCTGCGGCTGCGGCGCCCGAGGAAGACTTCGCCGAAACCGAAGAGCTCTGA
- the rpsD gene encoding 30S ribosomal protein S4, giving the protein MARYTGPATRISRRLGVDLVGGDKSFERRPYPPGQHGRNRIKQSEYLLQMQEKQKAKYSYGVLEKQFHRYYEEAVRRQGKTGETLLQILESRLDNVIYRAGIARTRRQARQLVTHAHFTVNGQKVNIPSFRVTPYDIIEVKPRSQSSLPFEIAKASFGDRPVPAWLHVNPNTLQVLVHKLPERAQIEIPVQEQLIVELYSK; this is encoded by the coding sequence ATGGCACGCTATACAGGTCCTGCGACCCGCATCTCTCGTCGTCTCGGCGTCGATCTGGTCGGTGGCGACAAGTCGTTCGAACGTCGTCCGTACCCGCCGGGTCAGCACGGTCGTAATCGCATTAAGCAGTCCGAGTACCTCCTGCAGATGCAGGAGAAGCAGAAGGCCAAGTACTCGTACGGCGTCCTCGAGAAGCAGTTCCACCGCTACTACGAAGAGGCCGTACGTCGCCAGGGTAAGACCGGCGAGACGCTTCTGCAGATCCTCGAGTCGCGGCTGGACAACGTCATCTACCGCGCCGGCATCGCGCGTACGCGTCGTCAGGCCCGTCAGCTGGTGACCCATGCGCACTTCACGGTTAACGGCCAGAAGGTCAACATCCCGAGCTTCCGGGTGACGCCGTACGACATCATCGAGGTCAAGCCGCGCTCGCAGTCGAGCTTGCCGTTCGAGATCGCGAAGGCATCGTTCGGTGATCGCCCCGTCCCGGCTTGGCTGCACGTCAACCCGAATACGCTGCAGGTCCTCGTGCACAAGCTGCCCGAGCGCGCGCAGATCGAGATTCCGGTTCAAGAGCAGCTCATCGTCGAGCTTTACTCGAAGTAG
- the rpsK gene encoding 30S ribosomal protein S11, with amino-acid sequence MPPKARAGAKKVRRKEKKNIAHGQAHIKSTFNNTIVSITDPVGAVVAWASAGHVGFKGSRKSTPFAAQMAAESAARKAQEHGMRKVDVFVKGPGSGRETAIRSLTAAGLEVGTISDVTPQAHNGCRPKKRRRV; translated from the coding sequence ATGCCTCCAAAAGCACGCGCAGGCGCCAAGAAGGTGCGCCGCAAAGAGAAGAAGAACATCGCCCACGGACAGGCTCATATCAAGAGCACGTTCAACAACACGATCGTCTCGATCACCGATCCCGTTGGTGCTGTCGTTGCCTGGGCTTCGGCCGGGCACGTCGGGTTCAAGGGCTCGCGTAAATCGACTCCGTTCGCCGCGCAGATGGCCGCTGAAAGCGCCGCTCGCAAGGCGCAGGAGCACGGCATGCGCAAGGTCGATGTCTTCGTCAAGGGCCCGGGTTCGGGCCGCGAAACCGCTATCCGCTCGCTGACCGCCGCTGGTCTTGAGGTAGGCACCATCTCCGACGTGACGCCGCAGGCGCACAACGGATGCCGCCCCAAGAAGCGCCGTCGCGTCTAG
- the rpsM gene encoding 30S ribosomal protein S13, with product MARISGVDLPREKRTVIALTYIFGVGRTSSEKALEATGVDGSIRVKDLTDEDLIKLREYIDGNLRVEGDLRREVQADIRRKMEIGCYQGIRHRRGLPVHGQRTRTNARSRKGPKKTISGKKKK from the coding sequence ATGGCACGTATTTCAGGTGTCGACCTGCCGCGCGAGAAGCGCACAGTGATCGCACTTACCTACATTTTCGGCGTAGGCCGCACGAGTTCGGAAAAGGCTCTCGAAGCCACCGGCGTCGACGGCAGCATTCGCGTCAAAGATCTGACTGACGAAGACCTCATCAAGCTGCGCGAGTACATCGACGGCAACCTCCGGGTTGAAGGCGATCTTCGTCGCGAAGTCCAGGCCGATATCCGTCGCAAGATGGAAATCGGTTGCTACCAGGGTATCCGCCATCGTCGCGGCCTCCCGGTGCACGGACAACGCACCCGGACCAACGCTCGGTCCCGCAAGGGTCCGAAGAAGACGATCTCGGGCAAGAAGAAGAAGTAG
- the rpmJ gene encoding 50S ribosomal protein L36 gives MKVNPSVKKICDKCKVIRRHGRVMVICENLRHKQRQG, from the coding sequence GTGAAGGTCAACCCAAGCGTTAAGAAGATCTGCGACAAGTGCAAGGTCATCCGCCGGCACGGTCGCGTCATGGTCATCTGCGAAAACCTGCGTCACAAACAGCGTCAGGGCTAG
- the infA gene encoding translation initiation factor IF-1: MAKKDGAIEVEGKVVEPLPNAMFRVELENGHLVLAHISGKMRQHYIRILPEDRVVVELSPYDLTRGRIVYRYK; the protein is encoded by the coding sequence ATGGCGAAAAAAGACGGCGCTATCGAGGTCGAAGGCAAGGTAGTCGAACCCCTTCCTAACGCGATGTTTCGCGTTGAGTTGGAGAACGGGCACCTCGTGCTTGCTCACATCTCGGGCAAGATGCGGCAGCACTACATCCGCATCCTCCCCGAAGATCGAGTAGTCGTCGAGCTCTCGCCGTACGACCTCACCCGGGGTCGCATCGTCTACCGCTACAAGTAA